One window of the Corvus moneduloides isolate bCorMon1 chromosome 10, bCorMon1.pri, whole genome shotgun sequence genome contains the following:
- the GMNC gene encoding geminin coiled-coil domain-containing protein 1: GARRRLGTGRRRAPHRLGPFPPQSAGRPCPEPDFAGGSGCTCPCPWSAPAGVSKETWAAVCAAEPPHSHGRREARPPGQFSSPQLGAQDAAWQGDQLSSQLYRNKQLQDTLLQKEEELARLHEENNNLRQYLNSALIKCLEDKAKKLLSGHGQKTCAILKSTKRRLKEDHCFVPQETPQASKARRNLFNEFTACEEQASPAVDSWVLQTLGLKDVNTIDEASANYSALSPDLGKDTYCLSPGGAIGYEHREGAAAAFSCSHVPPASSSTHPCSEDSPFPPQFSSAPCLSSPVPSVSSLPTYGLPYLTGDLSPNKTEVAFTTSLSPHRNVRTHSFHQGQAFVRRDDNGGWRFTWVPKQAE; encoded by the exons GGGGCCCGCCGGCGGCTGGGGACGGGGCGCCGCCGAGCGCCCCATCGCCTCGGCCCCTTCCCTCCGCAGAGCGCCGGCCGGCCGTGCCCGGAGCCGGACTTCGCCGGGGGCTCGGGCTGcacctgcccctgcccctggtcCGCCCCCGCCGGTGTCTCCAAGGAGACCTGGGCCGCCGTCTGCGCCGCGGAGCCGCCGCACAGCCACGGCCGGCGGGAGGCTCGGCCGCCGG GGCAGTTCTCCAGCCCGCAGCTCGGTGCCCAGGACGCGGCGTGGCAGGGAGACCAGCTGTCCTCCCAGCTCTACAGAAACAAGCAG CTTCAAGATACTTTGCTTCAGAAGGAAGAGGAACTTGCTAGGttacatgaagaaaataataaccTCCGACAGTACCTGAATTCTGCCCTGATTAAGTGTTTAGAAGATAAAGCCAAG aaactaCTGTCTGGCCATGGACAAAAAACCTGTGCTATCCTCAAAAGTACCAAGAGGAGATTAAAAGAGGACCACTGCTTTGTCCCTCAAGAAACTCCTCAGGCTTCCAAAGCTAGAAGGAACCTCTTCAATGAATTCACTGCCTGTGAAGAGcaagccagccctgctgtggacagCTGGGTCTTGCAGACCTTAGGATTAAAAGATGTGAACACCATTGATGAAGCTTCAGCTAACTACAGTGCCCTGTCCCCAGACCTTGGAAAAGACACATACTGCCTGAGCCCTGGGGGAGCAATAGGCTAtgagcacagggaaggagcagcagcagcgttCAGCTGCAGCCATGTgcctccagccagcagcagcacccatcCATGCAGCGAGgactctcccttccctcctcaaTTTTCTTCAGCACCATGCCTTTCCTCACCAGTACCAAGTGTTTCCTCCCTCCCAACCTATGGGCTGCCTTATTTGACTGGTGATTTGTCACCCAACAAAACAGAAGTGGCCTTCACAACGTCCCTGAGTCCCCACCGCAATGTGAGAACACACAGCTTCCACCAAGGACAGGCCTTTGTGCGCAGGGACGACAACGGGGGATGGAGATTCACCTGGGTGCCCAAGCAGGCTGAATGA